The Haloarchaeobius amylolyticus genome window below encodes:
- a CDS encoding dipeptide epimerase: MRIERVSVEPLDLPLREPFEIALGTQHAAENVAVFVETENCVVGVGDCNPDPHVTGETREAALATARAAGDLVEGESVADYRTLVSRIRRTFPGMVSATFALETAILDAYCRERELPLSELLGGAPGAVQTDLTIGICEPDEAGRRAARAVTEGFSALKVKVGTDVHRDVERVVAVADEAPGATLTVDANQGWTPKESARFVDRLGERGVTIDLVEQPVPADDVAGLARTRDRLPVPVAADESLFSPADAVRLVREEAADVFTVKLGKSGVLGAADIAGIARAANVDLMVGCMLESAVGIRTSAHVVSGFGGFSHVDLDGNQLLETDVVERDRGPEIPVTGPGHGVDPASVQ, encoded by the coding sequence ATGCGAATCGAACGCGTCTCCGTCGAACCGCTGGACCTGCCCCTCCGCGAGCCCTTCGAGATCGCCCTGGGAACCCAGCACGCGGCGGAGAACGTCGCGGTCTTCGTGGAGACGGAGAACTGCGTCGTCGGCGTCGGCGACTGCAACCCGGACCCACACGTCACCGGGGAGACCCGCGAGGCCGCCCTCGCGACGGCCCGGGCCGCGGGCGACCTCGTCGAGGGCGAGTCCGTCGCCGACTACCGGACCCTCGTCTCTCGGATTCGCCGGACGTTCCCCGGCATGGTCTCGGCCACGTTCGCGCTGGAGACCGCCATCCTCGACGCCTACTGCCGCGAACGCGAGCTACCCCTGTCTGAACTGCTCGGCGGCGCGCCCGGGGCGGTCCAGACCGACCTGACCATCGGCATCTGCGAGCCCGACGAGGCCGGGCGCCGGGCCGCGAGAGCGGTCACGGAGGGGTTCTCGGCGCTGAAGGTGAAGGTCGGGACCGACGTCCACCGGGACGTCGAGCGCGTCGTCGCTGTCGCCGACGAGGCCCCAGGGGCGACGCTCACGGTCGACGCCAACCAGGGCTGGACGCCGAAGGAGTCGGCCCGCTTCGTCGACCGCCTCGGAGAGCGCGGCGTCACCATCGACCTGGTCGAACAGCCCGTCCCGGCCGACGACGTGGCCGGACTGGCGCGCACCCGCGACCGGCTCCCGGTCCCGGTCGCCGCCGACGAGAGCCTCTTCTCGCCCGCCGACGCGGTCCGGCTCGTCCGCGAGGAGGCGGCCGACGTGTTCACCGTGAAACTGGGCAAGTCGGGCGTCCTCGGGGCCGCCGACATCGCCGGCATCGCCAGGGCCGCGAACGTGGACCTGATGGTCGGCTGTATGCTCGAGAGCGCGGTCGGCATCCGGACGAGCGCCCACGTCGTCTCGGGGTTCGGCGGCTTCTCGCACGTCGACCTCGACGGGAACCAGTTGCTGGAGACGGACGTGGTCGAGCGCGACCGCGGCCCCGAGATTCCGGTGACCGGCCCGGGCCACGGTGTGGACCCGGCCAGCGTCCAGTAA
- a CDS encoding DUF1611 domain-containing protein — protein MDLRSDFDVPAPAIVLAEGEFGTPHGKTANGVVMHSELFDARVVVDSTRAGQQTGEVLGRDDVPEVPIVASVEDALEHAPEAGALVIGVAPAGGQLPEAWVDDIEDAIRAGCDVVSGLHTFLSDDPDWQALAEDHGVSLYDVRKSPPASDLRVGDGRVDDVDADVVLTMGTDCAVGKRTTTFELYRAAREAGLDAGWVATGQTGVMVGAHRGVVVDRVPADFTSGVVEDMVCAVAADHDLVFVEGQAALSHRAYAGVTMGLLQGAWPDAVVLVDEPARERREDFEQFPVPSVADEAERIESLSDATVAAVSTWGDPAELDYAVPAANVYHEGGPKALLDAVREVL, from the coding sequence ATGGACTTACGGAGCGACTTCGACGTGCCGGCCCCGGCCATCGTGCTCGCCGAGGGCGAGTTCGGCACGCCGCACGGCAAGACGGCCAACGGGGTCGTCATGCACAGCGAACTGTTCGATGCCCGGGTCGTCGTGGACTCGACGCGCGCCGGCCAGCAGACCGGCGAGGTCCTCGGGCGTGACGACGTGCCAGAGGTCCCCATCGTCGCCTCGGTCGAAGACGCCCTGGAGCACGCCCCGGAGGCTGGCGCACTCGTCATCGGCGTCGCGCCGGCCGGCGGGCAACTGCCGGAGGCGTGGGTCGACGACATCGAGGACGCCATCCGCGCGGGCTGTGACGTGGTCTCCGGCCTGCACACGTTCCTCTCGGACGACCCCGACTGGCAGGCCCTCGCCGAGGACCACGGCGTCTCGCTCTACGACGTGCGCAAGTCCCCGCCCGCCTCGGACCTGCGCGTCGGTGACGGCAGGGTCGACGACGTGGACGCCGACGTGGTGCTCACGATGGGGACCGACTGCGCCGTCGGCAAGCGCACGACGACCTTCGAACTGTACCGGGCGGCCCGCGAGGCGGGCCTGGACGCGGGCTGGGTCGCGACGGGCCAGACCGGCGTCATGGTCGGCGCCCACCGCGGCGTCGTCGTCGACCGCGTGCCCGCGGACTTCACCTCCGGCGTCGTCGAGGACATGGTCTGTGCGGTCGCCGCGGACCACGACCTCGTCTTCGTCGAGGGCCAGGCCGCGCTCTCCCATCGCGCCTACGCCGGCGTCACGATGGGGCTACTGCAGGGCGCGTGGCCCGACGCCGTCGTCCTCGTGGACGAGCCGGCCCGCGAGCGCCGCGAGGACTTCGAGCAGTTCCCGGTCCCGTCGGTCGCTGACGAGGCCGAGCGCATCGAGTCGCTGTCGGACGCGACCGTCGCCGCCGTCTCGACGTGGGGCGACCCGGCCGAGCTCGACTACGCGGTCCCGGCTGCGAACGTCTACCACGAGGGCGGCCCGAAGGCCCTTCTCGACGCCGTGCGAGAGGTCCTGTGA
- a CDS encoding helix-turn-helix domain-containing protein, with protein sequence MGSRGSEAAAGNDTGVRVTLDIWHPRCWTLQVTDATDGGLLGHGVHTIEGQATGRFTAYGDTTAAVDELLAAIDANDLTDSVWETDAHGSYPDLVDGNASRGIVVEYDIENSINDALVARGFIPDEPVRMFDGREYWTVLVNESRATVHERIEEVREAMDADVRVELITAPSSGTGMFQTDDLSERQREVYELARTEGYYSWPREVSAGDLADELDVSKATLLEHLRKAEAKLLGG encoded by the coding sequence ATGGGCAGTCGAGGGTCGGAGGCAGCGGCAGGGAACGACACCGGTGTCCGGGTGACACTGGACATCTGGCATCCGCGGTGCTGGACGCTCCAGGTGACCGACGCGACAGACGGTGGGCTCCTCGGCCACGGGGTCCACACCATCGAGGGGCAGGCGACCGGCCGGTTCACGGCCTACGGCGACACGACCGCGGCGGTCGACGAGTTGCTCGCCGCGATCGACGCCAACGACCTCACGGACTCGGTCTGGGAGACCGACGCCCACGGGTCGTACCCCGACCTCGTGGACGGGAACGCCAGCCGGGGCATCGTCGTCGAGTACGACATCGAGAACAGCATCAACGACGCGCTCGTGGCCCGCGGGTTCATCCCGGACGAGCCGGTCCGGATGTTCGACGGGCGCGAGTACTGGACCGTCCTGGTGAACGAGTCCCGCGCGACCGTCCACGAGCGCATCGAGGAGGTCCGCGAGGCGATGGACGCCGACGTGCGCGTCGAACTCATCACCGCCCCCTCGTCGGGGACGGGCATGTTCCAGACGGACGACCTCTCCGAGCGCCAGCGCGAGGTGTACGAACTCGCCCGTACCGAGGGGTACTACAGCTGGCCGCGCGAGGTCAGCGCCGGCGACCTCGCCGACGAACTCGACGTGTCGAAGGCGACACTGCTCGAACACCTGCGCAAGGCCGAGGCGAAGCTCCTGGGCGGCTGA
- a CDS encoding APC family permease, with product MSSAQQRDDNSLSRDIGLFGAISTVVAGTLGAGLFVTLGTASKTTGPSVVLVVIVSGILAMSIATNYSWMATIFPGAAGSYAYISRTFDSRLPGFLVTWSKWLGYMAADAVLAIGFGSYLQVFYPAVDPALAGFGLLTVLFLVNLVGSKGYSVSQNVIFGVLMLSILVLVVPGSASVDATNYQPFFTGGFDGFVAAAVPLFYAYIGIAVAGQMGAEVKNPSRNLPLAMAGGTAILIVLYVWTAAVIYGVVGDYTVLAGSERPLATAAEAFLGDIGTAVVAFGGLLATASSVHAVMAAGIKMPYSWAWDEVFPKQFVATSDRFGTPHYSLFTLYVVASALTFWSTGLSQALAIATFSYLIAYCTVSITMLYVLAKRPDLAEEAGFDLGLGLYASGLLASLGAGALITQAYKGSMTVYVPWMLVGGAIFYYYYSRGQADDTDVEAILDTLPGVPSKEHDPNVSGVTDD from the coding sequence ATGTCATCCGCACAGCAGCGAGACGACAACAGTCTCTCGCGCGACATCGGATTGTTCGGGGCGATAAGCACCGTCGTGGCCGGCACACTCGGCGCCGGCCTGTTCGTCACGCTCGGCACCGCGTCGAAGACGACCGGGCCGAGCGTCGTCCTCGTCGTCATCGTCTCCGGCATCCTCGCGATGAGCATCGCGACGAACTACTCCTGGATGGCGACCATCTTCCCGGGCGCCGCCGGGTCCTACGCCTACATCTCGCGGACGTTCGACAGTCGGCTGCCGGGCTTCCTGGTGACGTGGTCGAAGTGGCTCGGGTACATGGCAGCCGACGCCGTCCTCGCCATCGGGTTCGGGTCGTACCTGCAGGTGTTCTACCCGGCGGTCGACCCCGCACTCGCCGGGTTCGGCCTGCTCACCGTCCTGTTCCTCGTCAACCTCGTCGGCTCGAAGGGGTACAGCGTCTCCCAGAACGTCATCTTCGGCGTCCTGATGCTGTCCATCCTCGTGCTCGTCGTCCCCGGGTCGGCGAGCGTCGACGCGACGAACTACCAGCCGTTCTTCACCGGCGGCTTCGACGGGTTCGTCGCCGCCGCGGTCCCGCTGTTCTACGCGTACATCGGCATCGCGGTCGCGGGCCAGATGGGCGCCGAGGTGAAGAACCCGTCCCGGAACCTCCCGCTCGCGATGGCCGGCGGGACGGCCATCCTCATCGTGCTGTACGTCTGGACCGCCGCCGTCATCTACGGCGTCGTCGGCGACTACACCGTCCTCGCGGGCTCCGAGCGCCCCCTGGCGACCGCCGCCGAGGCGTTCCTCGGTGACATCGGGACCGCGGTCGTCGCCTTCGGTGGGCTGCTCGCGACCGCCTCCAGCGTCCACGCCGTCATGGCCGCCGGCATCAAGATGCCGTACTCCTGGGCGTGGGACGAGGTGTTCCCGAAGCAGTTCGTCGCCACCAGCGACCGGTTCGGGACGCCGCACTACTCGCTGTTCACGCTGTACGTCGTCGCCTCGGCCCTGACGTTCTGGAGCACGGGGCTGAGCCAGGCGCTCGCCATCGCGACGTTCAGCTACCTCATCGCGTACTGTACCGTCTCCATCACGATGCTGTACGTGCTGGCGAAGCGGCCCGACCTCGCCGAGGAGGCCGGCTTCGACCTCGGTCTCGGGCTGTACGCCAGCGGGCTGCTGGCCTCCCTCGGGGCTGGCGCGCTCATCACCCAGGCGTACAAGGGCTCGATGACCGTCTACGTCCCGTGGATGCTCGTCGGTGGTGCCATCTTCTACTACTACTACTCCCGCGGACAGGCGGACGACACCGACGTCGAGGCCATCCTCGACACGCTGCCGGGCGTCCCGTCGAAGGAGCACGACCCGAACGTCAGCGGGGTGACCGATGACTGA
- a CDS encoding M20 family metallopeptidase, translating to MTEASVDPGETIDLLQDLVQIPSPYFEEHECAEFVHGWLDERGLEPEYHHVSEPDITEYEGDNVVARLEGSDPEAPTLLLNAHMDTVKLVEAWEEDPCSGRIEDGRLYGQGSCDMKGGLAAVMVAFAELAERDLKGDVLLTAVVDEEGPYGLGTDRLIRDGYTDDVDMAVVTEPGPILAQEDLSNPALLLGARGRFLYDVTVTGTAAHGSQPYKGTNAVVDAGKVADALNDLAVGSHPKLGEGSTCPLLLDGGSQTLSVPEQARLMVDRHVVVGETEEDVRADAEDAIAALDIESEVEVNFREAPDPGITYGPYVTDEDHPLVGALQQASRDVTGEDPEIGYFASVGDFNYLGDRADLPTVIVGPDGENIHGAGEFVYTDEVVEVADMLVAAGEELLA from the coding sequence ATGACTGAGGCGTCCGTCGACCCCGGGGAGACCATCGACCTGCTGCAGGACCTCGTGCAGATCCCCAGTCCGTACTTCGAGGAGCACGAGTGCGCCGAGTTCGTCCACGGGTGGCTCGACGAGCGCGGGCTGGAGCCCGAGTACCACCACGTCTCGGAGCCGGACATCACCGAGTACGAGGGCGACAACGTCGTCGCCCGGTTAGAGGGCAGTGACCCCGAGGCCCCGACGCTCCTGCTCAACGCCCACATGGACACGGTGAAACTCGTCGAGGCGTGGGAGGAGGACCCCTGCTCGGGCCGCATCGAGGACGGGAGACTGTACGGCCAGGGCTCGTGCGACATGAAGGGCGGCCTCGCGGCCGTCATGGTCGCCTTCGCCGAACTCGCCGAGCGCGACCTGAAAGGCGACGTGTTGCTCACGGCGGTCGTGGACGAGGAGGGCCCCTACGGCCTCGGGACCGACCGGCTCATCCGCGACGGCTACACCGACGACGTGGACATGGCGGTCGTCACCGAACCCGGCCCCATCCTCGCCCAGGAGGACCTCTCGAACCCGGCACTCCTGCTCGGGGCCCGCGGCCGGTTCCTCTACGACGTGACGGTCACGGGCACGGCCGCCCACGGCTCGCAGCCCTACAAGGGCACGAACGCGGTCGTCGACGCCGGGAAGGTCGCCGACGCGCTGAACGACCTGGCGGTCGGCTCGCACCCGAAACTCGGCGAGGGCTCGACCTGCCCGCTGCTGCTCGACGGCGGCAGCCAGACCCTCTCGGTGCCCGAGCAGGCCCGGCTGATGGTCGACAGGCACGTGGTCGTCGGCGAGACCGAGGAGGACGTGCGGGCCGACGCCGAGGACGCCATCGCGGCCCTCGACATCGAGAGCGAGGTCGAGGTGAACTTCCGCGAGGCACCCGACCCCGGCATCACGTACGGCCCCTACGTGACCGACGAGGACCACCCCCTCGTGGGGGCGCTCCAGCAGGCGTCCCGGGACGTGACCGGCGAGGACCCCGAGATCGGCTACTTCGCCAGCGTCGGGGACTTCAACTACCTCGGCGACCGGGCCGACCTCCCGACCGTCATCGTCGGCCCCGACGGCGAGAACATCCACGGCGCCGGCGAGTTCGTCTACACCGACGAGGTCGTCGAGGTCGCGGACATGCTCGTGGCGGCGGGCGAGGAGCTGCTCGCCTGA
- a CDS encoding DUF7344 domain-containing protein, with product MPTLDRSTEGGLEAEWEAVEHALDSPARRRVLSYLEQAREPVDLDELAEYVAKHTTGPESNLWGVHDTYTELRWVHLPELAKADLIAWEPDDDTVELDAYAMDLPLFSPLSDRVVRTDGEQWH from the coding sequence ATGCCGACGCTGGACAGGTCGACGGAGGGGGGACTCGAAGCCGAATGGGAAGCGGTCGAGCACGCGCTCGACTCGCCGGCGCGACGACGCGTGCTGTCCTATCTCGAACAGGCCCGGGAGCCGGTCGACCTCGACGAACTGGCCGAGTACGTCGCCAAGCACACGACAGGGCCGGAGTCGAACCTGTGGGGGGTCCACGACACCTACACCGAGCTTCGCTGGGTCCACCTCCCCGAACTCGCGAAGGCAGACCTCATCGCGTGGGAACCCGACGACGACACCGTCGAACTCGACGCGTACGCGATGGACCTGCCACTCTTCTCACCACTGAGCGACCGGGTCGTCCGGACCGACGGCGAGCAGTGGCACTGA
- a CDS encoding Sec-independent protein translocase subunit TatA/TatB has product MTIPLFIGGIGGPELIVVFLLVILLFGADKLPKLARASGEAMGEFQKGREEIERELEESKSKAMGTETETAEVETEDVEKETETDSDASPA; this is encoded by the coding sequence ATGACAATACCGCTGTTTATCGGGGGGATCGGCGGCCCTGAGCTCATCGTCGTCTTCCTGCTCGTGATACTCCTCTTCGGGGCGGACAAGCTTCCGAAGCTGGCGCGCGCGAGCGGTGAGGCAATGGGCGAGTTCCAGAAGGGTCGCGAGGAGATCGAGCGAGAGCTCGAAGAGAGCAAATCGAAGGCCATGGGGACGGAGACGGAGACCGCCGAGGTCGAGACCGAGGACGTCGAGAAAGAGACCGAGACCGACTCGGACGCGTCCCCGGCCTGA
- a CDS encoding DNA-methyltransferase yields MESQHVCTVGDAREMAAVDDEAVDLVVTSPPYPMIELWDDAFADLNPAIGEALAAGDGDRAFDLMHAELAAVWDELARVVRPGGIVCINVGDATRSVDGHFSQYPNHARIVEHLTDRGFRPLPDVLWRKPTNKASKFMGSGMLPTNAYVTLEHEYVLVFRKGEDTRRFEPGSERRYESAYFWEERNEWFSDVWTDIAGTVQTRHVDDAVRDRSAAYPLAIPYRLVNMYSIYGDTVLDPFWGTGTTTLAAMLAGRDSIGYELDPGMAAAFDDRLTGLPERSAAVVDRRLTAHREFVDERRDAGDEPGYEAEHYDFPVVTKQEKEIRFYEVEDVEETASGYRVTHEPR; encoded by the coding sequence ATGGAGAGCCAACACGTCTGTACGGTCGGCGACGCCCGCGAGATGGCCGCGGTCGACGACGAAGCGGTCGACCTCGTGGTCACGTCGCCGCCCTACCCGATGATAGAGCTGTGGGACGACGCCTTCGCCGACCTGAACCCAGCCATCGGCGAGGCGCTCGCGGCGGGCGACGGCGACCGGGCGTTCGACCTGATGCACGCGGAACTGGCAGCCGTCTGGGACGAACTGGCGCGGGTCGTCCGGCCGGGCGGCATCGTCTGCATCAACGTCGGCGACGCCACCCGGAGCGTCGACGGCCACTTCTCGCAGTACCCGAACCACGCCCGCATCGTCGAACACCTCACGGACCGCGGCTTTCGCCCCCTGCCGGACGTCCTCTGGCGCAAGCCGACGAACAAGGCGAGCAAGTTCATGGGCTCGGGGATGCTCCCGACCAACGCCTACGTCACCCTCGAACACGAGTACGTCCTCGTCTTCCGCAAGGGCGAGGACACCCGGCGGTTCGAACCCGGCAGCGAGCGCCGCTACGAGAGCGCGTACTTCTGGGAGGAGCGCAACGAGTGGTTCTCCGACGTCTGGACCGACATCGCCGGGACCGTCCAGACCCGCCACGTCGACGACGCGGTCCGGGACCGCTCTGCGGCCTATCCCCTGGCCATCCCGTACCGGCTCGTCAACATGTACTCCATCTACGGCGACACCGTGCTGGACCCGTTCTGGGGGACCGGCACGACGACGCTCGCCGCGATGCTCGCCGGCCGGGACTCCATCGGGTACGAACTCGACCCCGGGATGGCGGCCGCGTTCGACGACCGCCTGACGGGCCTGCCGGAACGGTCGGCCGCGGTCGTCGACCGCCGGCTGACGGCCCACCGCGAGTTCGTCGACGAACGCCGCGACGCCGGCGACGAGCCCGGCTACGAGGCCGAACACTACGACTTCCCGGTCGTGACGAAACAGGAGAAGGAGATACGCTTCTACGAGGTCGAGGACGTCGAGGAGACGGCATCGGGCTACCGCGTCACCCACGAACCGCGATAG
- a CDS encoding YIP1 family protein: MTQWTENPEGGRDRGPVALARAWVEVVVRPTRFFETGVAPGDQAPGLVFAMVVVLFEEAIRFALVPDAYPVVAGSEALSATLWLALAVLLVTPAALHLIAALQTLILMPLASRRAGVSETVQVVGYASAPCLFAGVPDPRLRALLGIWAGTLLVLGLMVRHDLHWKRAALAGAIPASLAFGLGFRAFDAIGVLLRQWYII; encoded by the coding sequence ATGACGCAGTGGACCGAGAACCCGGAAGGCGGGCGTGACCGCGGACCGGTCGCCCTGGCGCGGGCCTGGGTCGAGGTCGTGGTCCGGCCGACGCGCTTCTTCGAGACGGGCGTCGCCCCCGGCGACCAGGCCCCGGGGCTGGTGTTCGCCATGGTCGTCGTCCTCTTCGAGGAGGCCATCCGGTTCGCGCTGGTCCCCGACGCCTACCCCGTCGTCGCCGGGAGCGAGGCGCTGTCGGCCACGCTCTGGCTGGCGCTCGCCGTGTTGCTGGTGACGCCCGCGGCGCTGCACCTTATCGCGGCGCTGCAGACGCTCATCCTGATGCCACTCGCGAGCAGGCGTGCGGGCGTCAGCGAGACGGTCCAGGTCGTCGGCTACGCCAGCGCGCCCTGCCTGTTCGCCGGGGTTCCGGACCCGCGCCTGCGGGCCCTACTCGGCATCTGGGCGGGGACGCTGCTGGTGCTCGGTCTGATGGTGCGACACGACCTGCACTGGAAGCGCGCCGCGCTCGCCGGTGCGATTCCGGCCAGTCTGGCGTTCGGGCTCGGCTTCCGGGCCTTCGACGCCATCGGCGTGCTGTTGCGGCAGTGGTACATCATCTGA
- a CDS encoding thymidine kinase, whose protein sequence is MHAITNSGWVEVITGSMFSGKTEEMLRRLRRAEIAGQEVAVFTPALDDRYGEDTVGSHEGRSWEAIAIDSEGEAVWDLLDHLNGEQVVAIDEANFFDSTLVDVCEYLADDGRRVLVSGLDQTYRGEPFDPVPQLMAMAEYVEKFQAICAKCGEPATRNQRLVDGDPAHEDDPTILVGADESYEARCRNCHVLRSD, encoded by the coding sequence ATGCACGCCATCACGAACAGTGGGTGGGTGGAGGTCATCACGGGGAGCATGTTCTCCGGGAAGACGGAGGAGATGCTCCGTCGCCTCCGACGCGCCGAGATCGCTGGACAGGAGGTCGCCGTCTTCACACCGGCGCTCGACGACCGCTACGGCGAGGACACCGTCGGCTCGCACGAGGGCCGGTCCTGGGAGGCTATCGCCATCGACTCCGAGGGCGAGGCCGTCTGGGACCTCCTCGACCACCTCAACGGCGAGCAGGTCGTCGCCATCGACGAGGCGAACTTCTTCGATTCCACCCTCGTCGACGTCTGCGAGTACCTCGCCGACGACGGCCGGCGAGTCCTCGTCTCGGGGCTCGACCAGACCTACCGCGGCGAGCCCTTCGACCCCGTGCCCCAGCTGATGGCGATGGCCGAGTACGTCGAGAAGTTCCAGGCCATCTGTGCGAAGTGTGGCGAGCCGGCCACCCGGAACCAGCGACTCGTCGACGGGGACCCGGCCCACGAGGACGACCCCACCATCCTCGTCGGTGCCGACGAGTCCTACGAGGCGCGCTGTCGGAACTGCCACGTCCTCCGGAGCGACTAG
- a CDS encoding NADPH-dependent FMN reductase gives MSTDTHVIAICGSLRDGSYTRKALRYVLDSAEDRGASTELVDLREYDLPVYDADADDVGDAERLAATVRDADAVVLGTPMYHGSYSSPLKTALDYCGFDEFEDKTVGLLAVAGGSFPVTALEHLRSVCRALNAWVIPHQAVIPSAHSAFAEDELLDEGLERRVRTLGERAVQYANIEPDPASFESQENVGAE, from the coding sequence ATGTCCACCGACACGCACGTCATCGCCATCTGTGGCAGCCTCAGAGACGGGAGTTACACGCGCAAGGCACTCCGGTACGTCCTCGATTCGGCCGAGGACCGCGGCGCCTCGACCGAACTGGTCGACCTCCGGGAGTACGACCTGCCGGTGTACGACGCCGACGCGGACGACGTGGGCGACGCCGAGAGGCTCGCGGCGACGGTGCGGGACGCCGACGCGGTCGTCCTCGGGACGCCGATGTACCACGGCTCGTACTCCTCGCCGCTGAAGACGGCCCTGGACTACTGTGGCTTCGACGAGTTCGAGGACAAGACGGTGGGCCTGCTCGCGGTCGCGGGCGGGAGCTTCCCGGTGACGGCCCTGGAGCACCTCCGGTCGGTCTGCCGGGCGCTGAACGCGTGGGTCATCCCCCACCAGGCCGTCATCCCGAGCGCCCACAGCGCCTTCGCGGAGGACGAACTGCTCGACGAGGGTCTGGAGCGGCGGGTCCGCACGCTCGGGGAGCGGGCGGTGCAGTACGCGAACATCGAGCCGGACCCGGCCTCTTTCGAGAGCCAGGAGAACGTCGGCGCGGAGTGA
- a CDS encoding helix-turn-helix transcriptional regulator, which yields MGGSSVSDVMTMLSKRRRFVASLHDAPREKPALAEDCDVARSTVDRAVRELEVAGLVERGCDGYELTTVGELLYEQFREFERKADAICSAEEILAMLPDGDLVDPAMLVGGDLTTADIHAPDRPMQETVDMVSDAVRVRGVSPAAHGAYVEVFDERIHDSGMAVELIFTPDVYMELATTYAEYMDREVPEYVTFYQIDELPPHGILVVEHEDGTEEASFGAYTDSGLQAMVRNTSEEAVRWAESRFEHFREQATAFQL from the coding sequence ATGGGTGGGTCATCGGTGTCGGACGTGATGACGATGCTCTCGAAGCGGCGGCGCTTCGTCGCCTCGCTGCACGACGCGCCCAGGGAGAAGCCGGCGCTGGCAGAGGACTGCGACGTGGCCCGGTCGACCGTCGACCGGGCGGTCCGCGAACTCGAGGTCGCCGGCCTCGTCGAGCGTGGCTGTGACGGCTACGAACTGACGACCGTCGGCGAGTTGCTGTACGAGCAGTTCCGCGAGTTCGAACGCAAGGCAGACGCCATCTGTTCGGCCGAGGAGATCCTGGCGATGCTGCCCGACGGCGACCTCGTCGACCCGGCGATGCTGGTCGGCGGCGACCTCACCACCGCGGACATCCACGCCCCGGACCGGCCGATGCAGGAGACCGTCGACATGGTCTCCGACGCGGTCCGGGTCCGGGGCGTCTCGCCGGCGGCCCACGGCGCCTACGTCGAGGTCTTCGACGAGCGCATCCACGACTCCGGCATGGCCGTCGAGCTGATCTTCACGCCGGACGTGTACATGGAACTCGCGACGACCTACGCGGAGTACATGGACCGCGAGGTCCCCGAGTACGTCACCTTCTACCAGATCGACGAACTGCCGCCACACGGTATCCTCGTCGTCGAACACGAGGACGGCACCGAGGAGGCGAGCTTCGGGGCCTACACCGACAGCGGCCTGCAGGCGATGGTCCGCAACACCAGCGAGGAGGCGGTCCGGTGGGCGGAGTCCCGGTTCGAGCACTTCCGCGAGCAGGCGACCGCGTTCCAGCTCTAG
- a CDS encoding A/G-specific adenine glycosylase produces MTESDDWSFPADVSLEAVQRDLIEWYEADHRQFPWRETDDAYAILVSEVMSQQTQLERVEAAWHDFLDEWPTVEALATADRADVVGFWTDHSLGYNNRAKYLHEAAQQVVTEYDGAFPESPGELQELMGVGPYTANAVASFAFNNGDAVVDTNVKRVLYRAFDAPDDDSVFEWAASALMPAGESRVWNNAIMELGGVACEKTPKCDEAGCPWRAVCHAYETNDFTAPDVPTQPSFEGSRRQFRGRIVSALREHGELEFDTLGHRVRVDYSANGEYGREWLRGLLSDLADDGLVSVDDEAERVDLQR; encoded by the coding sequence ATGACCGAGTCCGACGACTGGTCGTTCCCGGCCGACGTGAGCCTCGAAGCCGTCCAGCGCGACCTCATCGAGTGGTACGAGGCGGACCACCGCCAGTTCCCCTGGCGCGAGACCGACGACGCCTACGCGATCCTCGTCTCCGAGGTGATGAGCCAGCAGACGCAACTGGAGCGCGTCGAGGCCGCCTGGCACGACTTCCTCGACGAGTGGCCGACCGTCGAGGCGCTGGCCACGGCCGACCGCGCCGACGTGGTCGGCTTCTGGACCGACCACTCCCTCGGCTACAACAACCGCGCGAAGTACCTCCACGAGGCCGCCCAGCAGGTGGTCACGGAGTACGACGGCGCCTTCCCGGAGTCCCCCGGCGAACTGCAGGAGCTGATGGGCGTCGGCCCCTACACCGCCAACGCGGTCGCCTCCTTCGCGTTCAACAACGGCGACGCGGTCGTCGACACGAACGTCAAACGCGTGCTGTACCGCGCCTTCGACGCGCCGGACGACGATTCGGTCTTCGAGTGGGCTGCCTCGGCACTCATGCCCGCTGGCGAGTCGCGGGTGTGGAACAACGCCATCATGGAACTCGGCGGCGTCGCCTGCGAGAAGACGCCCAAATGCGACGAGGCGGGCTGTCCCTGGCGGGCGGTGTGTCACGCCTACGAGACGAACGACTTCACCGCCCCCGACGTGCCGACACAGCCGAGCTTCGAGGGTTCCCGCCGGCAGTTCCGCGGGCGCATCGTCTCCGCCCTGCGCGAACACGGCGAACTCGAGTTCGACACGCTCGGCCACCGGGTTCGGGTGGACTACTCGGCCAACGGGGAGTACGGCCGGGAGTGGCTGCGCGGTCTGCTCTCGGACCTCGCCGACGACGGCCTCGTCTCGGTCGACGACGAGGCGGAACGCGTCGACCTCCAGCGCTGA